The following proteins are co-located in the Triticum aestivum cultivar Chinese Spring chromosome 1A, IWGSC CS RefSeq v2.1, whole genome shotgun sequence genome:
- the LOC123055514 gene encoding alpha-1,3-arabinosyltransferase XAT3, producing MKVVVLAAGTAATPRRAVAGAPLRLRERTPVAPAPGDWAERRGTEASGERGVGQSARPFQFRWHDGWMDGWDGVDKSDSSQQFRQFPTHSSFPFLLPSLGPWSPVRRARTHASLLLLLLRLRLSSTAAVSSLVPCTPLRGGAMMKAGERPNSKLLRGGRQESRRFRLLAVVVGFFLVSLTFVLVSKPDAILFGLNGKLPAEQAPASILIQQKVNTPAQKTSTDAIIGGDPKVVDDETYVKPKEMRGGEEEDHRVLSEPDPASGMAEPAANKDADARKSGDETLGGERKDEEGEEEHAKVTLPTVSNYTIHDAEDAEDAKQQGSSLSNVVQEQQEQQQQGSRPLCDFSNFRANVCEMRGDVRVHPKATSVLFMEPEGSQRDEVWKIKPYPRKGDEFCLSHITELTVKSSKVAAECTVYHDVPVVIFSLTGYTGNLFHDFTDVIVPLFTTAAQFDGEVQFLVTDMALWWTVKYHTLLQKLSRYPLIDFGKDDQVRCFKHAIVGTHAYMEFTIDAAKSPNGVTMVDFNRFMRDAYSLPKAAAAALGESPRVKPRLLIIKRHRTRMFLNLEEIIGMAEELGFEVVIDEANVSSDINGFARLVNSVDVMMGVHGAGLTNCVFLPQNATLIQIVPFGGLDWISRTDFGNPSEMMGLRYKQYAITVDESSLTDHYPRDHKIFRDPISFHKRGFEFIRRTFMDKQNVRLDCKRFRPVLLEALDNLNQ from the exons ATGAAGGTTGTCGTCCTCGCCGCCGGGACAGCGGCCACACCCCGCCGTGCCGTCGCTGGCGCCCCGCTGCGCCTGCGCGAACGGACTCCTGTTGCCCCGGCGCCGGGAGACTGGGCGGAAAGGCGAGGCACGGAAGCGAGCGGGGAAAGGGGGGTGGGTCAGTCAGCTCGACCGTTTCAGTTTCGCTGgcatgatggatggatggatggatgggatgGCGTCGATAAGTCGGACAGCAGCCAGCAGTTTCGCCAGTTCCCCACCCACTCCTCCTTCCCCTTCCTTCTTCCCTCCCTCGGGCCGTGGAGCCCGGTCAGACGCGCAAGGACACACGcgtctctcctccttctccttctccgcctCCGCTTATCTTCCACCGCCGCCGTCTCTTCTCTCGTTCCGTGCACGCCTCTTCGAGGAGGCGCGATGATGAAGGCGGGGGAGCGGCCCAACTCGAAGCTGCTCCGCGGCGGGCGGCAGGAGTCGCGGCGGTTTCGGCTGCTGGCCGTCGTCGTCggcttcttcctcgtctccctcaccTTCGTCCTCGTCTCCAAGCCCGACGCCATCCTCTTCGGCC TGAACGGCAAGCTGCCGGCGGAGCAGGCGCCGGCGTCCATCCTGATCCAGCAGAAGGTCAACACGCCAGCCCAGAAGACCTCCACCGACGCCATCATCG GTGGAGACCCCAAAGTGGTCGACGATGAAACCTATGTAAAGCCAAAAG AGATgagaggcggcgaggaggaggaccaTCGGGTGCTGAGCGAGCCGGACCCGGCCAGCGGGATGGCGGAGCCGGCCGCCAACAAGGACGCCGACGCCCGTAAATCCGGCGACGAGACGCTAG GTGGGGAGAGGAaggatgaggagggggaggaggagcacgcCAAGGTGACGCTCCCGACCGTCTCCAATTACACCATTCATGACGCCGAGGACGCCGAGGACGCCAAGCAACAAG GCTCGAGCTTGAGCAACGTCGTCCAGGAacagcaggagcagcagcagcaggggagcAGGCCGCTGTGCGACTTCTCCAACTTCCGGGCGAACGTGTGCGAGATGCGCGGCGACGTGAGGGTGCACCCGAAGGCCACCTCGGTGCTCTTCATGGAGCCCGAGGGGTCGCAGCGGGACGAGGTGTGGAAGATCAAGCCCTACCCGCGGAAGGGCGACGAGTTCTGCCTCAGCCACATCACGGAGCTGACGGTCAAGTCCAGCAAGGTGGCCGCCGAGTGCACCGTGTACCACGACGTGCCCGTGGTCATCTTCTCCCTCACCGGCTACACGGGCAACCTCTTCCACGACTTCACCGACGTGATCGTGCCGCTCTTCACCACGGCCGCCCAGTTCGACGGCGAGGTGCAGTTCCTCGTCACGGACATGGCGCTCTGGTGGACCGTCAAGTACCACACCCTGCTCCAGAAGCTGTCCAGGTACCCGTTGATCGACTTCGGCAAGGACGACCAGGTGCGCTGCTTCAAGCACGCCATCGTCGGCACCCACGCCTACATGGAGTTCACCATCGACGCCGCCAAGTCGCCCAACGGGGTCACCATGGTCGACTTCAACCGGTTCATGCGGGACGCCTACTCGCTGCCCAAGGCCgccgcggcggcgctcggggagagCCCCAGGGTGAAGCCCAGGCTGCTCATCATCAAGCGGCACCGGACGCGGATGTTCCTGAACCTGGAGGAGATCATCGGCATGGCGGAGGAGCTCGGGTTCGAGGTGGTGATCGACGAGGCCAACGTGAGCTCCGACATCAACGGCTTCGCGAGGCTGGTGAACTCGGTGGACGTGATGATGGGCGTGCACGGCGCCGGGCTCACCAACTGCGTCTTCCTGCCGCAGAACGCGACGCTCATCCAGATCGTGCCCTTCGGCGGCCTCGACTGGATCTCCCGCACCGACTTCGGGAACCCCTCGGAGATGATGGGCCTCCGGTACAAGCAGTACGCCATCACCGTCGACGAGAGCAGCCTCACCGACCACTACCCGAGGGACCACAAGATCTTCAGGGACCCCATCTCCTTCCACAAGCGCGGCTTCGAGTTCATCCGCCGCACCTTCATGGACAAGCAGAACGTGAGGCTCGACTGCAAGAGGTTCAGACCTGTGCTGCTGGAGGCGCTCGACAACCTCAACCAGTAA